A single window of Chondrinema litorale DNA harbors:
- a CDS encoding TonB-dependent receptor — MLATLLLAEEGNGQSIENIYLSVECNNTSLTDVLDKIEERTGFKFAYFKSTIKDTDKISLEAKNESLATVLKDLARQTNLKFKRVNSSIFVDRRKMWEFSVKEETSEELVPQIRISGTVIAEEDGEPLPGVNIVIRGTTNGTTTDINGKYNISAQNGDILQFSYIGFIPQEVEVNSQTNIDISLKADLEELEEIVVVGFGEQRKASLVSSVASVNVKQLKTPSSNLSNALAGRVSGIISFQQSGEPGLGTDNSTFFIRGLSTFGTGKRDPLILIDGIESTVTDMARLQPDDISDFSVLKDAAASSIYGARGANGVVLINTKLGLEGKTRFFFRMENRISTNTKNFNLADNITYMNLENEANTTRTENGIEPYTQNKINNTMAGNDQYLYPDNNWIDQLLKDYTYNQAFNLNMSGGTEKARYFIAGTYNRDNGILRVDPINDFNNNITLNNYSVRSNIDLDITNTTTLVLRVYGQFDDYRGPIDGGGAAFYNALNSNPVMFPAVYPKEKLPYVNHPLFGSEQVLSNNQQETGVLFANPYAEMVKGYQTYKRSNLNPQLEVKQDLKFITDGLKFRGMTYLKRTSFVSQNRFYNPFYYKAIINPSDGNYNLQVLNDGGQNSLGTTGTEYLNYNEGDKTVESQFWLQGALEYNQIFNAKHSVGGLLLSYISHYEIGNPGTLIESLPSRNMGVSGRFTYGYNDKYMVELNFGYNGSERFAKKNRFGFFPSAGLAYNISKENFFAPLLPVISNLKFRATYGVVGNDQIGEKDERFLYLSNVNLNNGDYGAVFGKNDGAAEYYRNGVSISRYSNDDITWEESRQVNLGIDLGLANNSIELIADVFKQERSQILQAISYTDNATGLMATPRSNYGKAESKGVDLSLTINKSINRNLDISLRGTFTYATSKAIKIDEIAFQENLAHLSRIGQPLNQQWGYIAERLFVDDEEVANSPVQFGYTNLKAGDIKYRDVTGDGVVNSDDVVPIGFPTQPEIIYGFGASVFYKDFDFNFYFQGAGRSTFFIDPYAIQPFFKYQQDYNENNVNRVYQRGLLQAIADDHWSEENRDLYAFWPRFSTGLVNSNNVQSTWWMRNGSFIRLKSVDIGYNFEIPKIGIEAMRVYFSATNLFILSKFDLWDVEMGGNGLKYPIQSTYNLGFSLNF, encoded by the coding sequence ATGCTGGCCACACTACTACTTGCCGAAGAAGGCAACGGGCAGAGCATTGAAAATATTTACTTGTCTGTCGAATGTAATAATACATCTTTAACTGATGTACTTGATAAAATAGAAGAGAGAACAGGCTTTAAGTTCGCTTATTTTAAAAGTACTATCAAAGACACCGATAAAATCTCTCTTGAGGCAAAAAATGAATCGCTAGCCACTGTGCTAAAAGATTTAGCTCGGCAAACTAACCTAAAATTTAAAAGGGTTAATTCCAGCATATTTGTAGATAGACGGAAGATGTGGGAGTTCTCTGTAAAAGAAGAAACTTCAGAAGAACTGGTACCACAGATTAGAATTTCTGGAACTGTAATCGCCGAAGAAGATGGAGAACCATTGCCCGGTGTAAACATCGTAATTAGAGGAACTACGAATGGTACCACTACAGACATAAATGGTAAATATAATATTTCGGCTCAGAATGGCGATATTTTGCAATTCAGCTATATTGGTTTTATACCTCAAGAAGTAGAAGTAAACAGCCAAACAAACATAGATATTTCACTCAAAGCCGATCTAGAAGAACTAGAAGAAATCGTAGTAGTTGGATTTGGTGAGCAGCGAAAAGCCAGTTTGGTAAGCTCAGTAGCTTCTGTAAATGTAAAGCAATTAAAAACGCCATCTTCCAACTTAAGTAATGCATTAGCTGGTCGTGTTTCTGGTATAATTTCTTTTCAGCAAAGTGGTGAGCCAGGTTTAGGCACAGATAATTCTACTTTCTTTATTAGAGGTTTATCCACTTTTGGAACAGGTAAAAGAGACCCACTAATTTTGATAGATGGTATTGAATCTACGGTGACAGATATGGCTCGTTTGCAACCAGATGATATTTCTGATTTTTCGGTATTGAAAGATGCAGCAGCAAGTTCCATTTATGGAGCTAGAGGTGCAAATGGGGTAGTGTTGATCAATACCAAGTTGGGTTTAGAAGGTAAAACTAGATTCTTTTTCCGAATGGAAAACAGGATTTCTACCAATACCAAAAACTTCAATCTGGCTGATAACATCACCTATATGAATCTGGAAAACGAGGCAAATACTACACGTACCGAAAACGGTATTGAGCCTTATACCCAAAATAAGATTAATAACACCATGGCCGGGAATGATCAGTATTTGTACCCAGACAACAATTGGATAGATCAACTGCTGAAAGATTATACATACAATCAGGCATTTAACTTAAACATGAGTGGCGGTACCGAAAAAGCCAGATATTTTATTGCAGGTACTTATAATCGCGATAATGGAATTCTAAGAGTAGACCCTATCAACGATTTTAACAACAACATTACTTTAAATAATTACTCTGTGAGGTCAAATATCGACTTAGATATTACTAACACCACAACACTAGTTTTAAGGGTGTATGGCCAGTTTGACGATTATAGAGGACCAATTGATGGTGGTGGAGCTGCTTTTTATAATGCGCTTAACTCTAACCCAGTAATGTTTCCGGCAGTGTACCCAAAAGAAAAGTTGCCTTATGTAAATCATCCGCTTTTCGGTTCAGAACAAGTTTTGAGTAACAACCAACAAGAAACAGGGGTTTTATTTGCAAATCCTTATGCCGAGATGGTAAAAGGGTACCAAACCTATAAAAGGTCAAACTTAAACCCTCAGTTGGAGGTAAAACAAGACTTAAAGTTTATAACAGATGGGCTTAAGTTTAGAGGAATGACTTATTTAAAAAGGACATCATTTGTAAGTCAAAATCGTTTTTACAATCCATTCTATTATAAAGCCATTATAAACCCAAGCGATGGCAATTATAACCTACAAGTATTAAACGATGGAGGCCAAAACTCACTAGGTACAACCGGTACAGAATATCTCAATTATAATGAAGGAGACAAAACTGTAGAGTCTCAGTTTTGGTTACAAGGTGCTTTAGAATATAACCAAATTTTTAATGCCAAACATTCTGTTGGTGGCTTATTACTTTCTTATATTTCTCATTACGAAATAGGAAACCCGGGTACACTTATCGAATCTTTACCAAGTAGAAATATGGGCGTTTCTGGTAGATTCACCTATGGTTATAACGACAAATACATGGTCGAGCTAAATTTTGGCTATAATGGCTCAGAGCGATTTGCCAAGAAAAACCGATTTGGGTTCTTCCCATCTGCAGGTTTGGCATATAATATCTCAAAAGAAAACTTTTTTGCGCCATTGCTGCCTGTAATCTCAAACCTAAAATTTAGAGCTACTTATGGTGTAGTAGGTAATGACCAAATAGGCGAAAAAGACGAAAGATTTCTTTACCTCTCAAATGTAAATTTGAACAATGGTGATTACGGTGCTGTATTTGGTAAAAACGATGGTGCAGCTGAATATTACAGAAATGGCGTTTCTATATCAAGATACTCTAATGATGATATTACTTGGGAAGAATCTAGACAAGTTAATTTAGGTATAGATTTAGGCCTAGCTAATAACTCCATAGAATTAATTGCGGATGTATTTAAGCAAGAGCGTTCACAAATACTTCAAGCAATTTCTTATACAGATAATGCCACAGGATTGATGGCTACACCACGATCAAACTATGGTAAGGCAGAAAGTAAAGGCGTTGATTTATCTTTAACGATTAATAAAAGTATAAACAGAAATCTGGATATAAGTTTAAGAGGTACCTTTACCTATGCCACTAGTAAAGCCATCAAAATTGATGAAATTGCATTTCAAGAAAACCTAGCACATTTATCTAGAATAGGCCAGCCGCTTAACCAGCAATGGGGTTATATTGCAGAACGGCTTTTTGTAGATGATGAAGAAGTAGCTAACTCACCCGTTCAATTTGGTTATACTAACCTAAAGGCAGGAGACATCAAATATAGAGATGTAACTGGTGATGGCGTAGTAAATTCTGATGATGTAGTGCCTATTGGTTTTCCTACTCAACCTGAGATTATATATGGTTTTGGAGCTTCTGTTTTTTATAAAGATTTCGACTTTAATTTCTACTTCCAAGGGGCTGGTCGTTCAACGTTCTTTATTGATCCTTATGCCATTCAACCATTCTTTAAATATCAACAAGACTATAATGAAAATAATGTAAATAGGGTATATCAAAGAGGATTGTTGCAAGCTATTGCAGATGATCATTGGTCTGAAGAAAACAGAGACTTATATGCATTCTGGCCAAGGTTTAGTACTGGTTTAGTTAATTCTAATAATGTTCAATCTACTTGGTGGATGCGCAATGGTAGTTTTATTCGATTAAAAAGTGTGGATATAGGTTACAATTTCGAAATACCAAAAATCGGCATAGAAGCCATGAGGGTTTATTTCTCTGCCACCAACCTTTTTATTCTAAGCAAATTTGACTTATGGGATGTGGAGATGGGAGGAAACGGTTTGAAATATCCGATTCAGTCAACATACAACTTAGGCTTTTCACTTAACTTCTAA
- a CDS encoding RNA polymerase sigma factor, with product MKLLAIDIDYIRKMKRGDVDAFQTIYNLYCSDLLKFAFHFLKNKEEAEEVVQDIFLKIWDKKVLIDEKHSFNGFVFIIAKRVILNKIRAKVKIRNVEIVSEHNTTKQNAQDILVYKELQELSDKAISTLPEKRKQIFIMSRKQGLSNKEIAKHLGISDKTVENQIGLALKSIREYLTKAEYSSAILSLFLLLS from the coding sequence ATGAAATTATTAGCTATTGATATCGACTACATCAGAAAGATGAAAAGGGGAGACGTAGATGCTTTCCAAACCATCTATAATTTATACTGTTCTGATCTTCTTAAATTTGCATTTCACTTCTTAAAAAATAAAGAAGAGGCAGAAGAAGTAGTACAAGACATTTTCTTGAAAATATGGGATAAAAAAGTGCTTATTGATGAGAAGCATTCCTTTAATGGCTTTGTATTTATTATAGCCAAAAGAGTTATTCTAAACAAAATTAGAGCTAAGGTTAAAATAAGAAATGTAGAAATAGTTTCTGAGCACAACACAACCAAGCAAAATGCGCAAGACATCTTAGTTTATAAAGAACTACAAGAACTTTCAGACAAAGCCATTTCGACATTACCAGAAAAAAGAAAGCAAATCTTTATTATGAGTAGAAAGCAGGGATTGTCTAATAAAGAAATTGCCAAACATTTAGGAATTAGCGATAAAACTGTAGAAAATCAGATTGGCTTGGCTTTAAAAAGCATTCGTGAATACTTAACAAAAGCAGAATATTCTTCTGCTATATTAAGCCTATTCCTATTACTTAGTTAG
- a CDS encoding aminotransferase class V-fold PLP-dependent enzyme yields the protein MKRRTLLKQITTGAMALPLMGARDFEKLTSKTKNWKGQFNLDKVKDETFWKEFKKDHYDISDEFINLENGQFGVQPKMVVDAYCEFIKKVNRENSGYTRNHFYKEDYKPIMETLAEFSGTGADEILITRNATEALNILIQGISLKAGDEVILHMQDYPSMIEAFQMLEKTKGIKINKIEIPFIPESDAEIVKLYEDAITDKTKCILVTHMIHLTGQVMPVKAISDMAKKKGIDVMVDAAHSFAHLDFKIPDLGCDFVGVNLHKWFSTPLGMGMLYVKKDRIKDLSPMFGDNTKSEDSIYKLGHFGTISAPTYLTVPIAAEFNNMITLPVKEARLRYLQNYWSKEIESMPNAQMLTPTAPERSCAIATFKLNNMDVNKTINRLYKDFGVFTVRRDLPGGDAGIRVTPNLYIGTNDIEKLLEGVNQISKA from the coding sequence ATGAAAAGAAGAACGCTACTGAAACAAATTACTACAGGTGCTATGGCTTTGCCTTTAATGGGAGCCCGAGATTTTGAAAAACTTACTTCCAAAACTAAAAACTGGAAAGGGCAATTCAACCTTGACAAAGTGAAAGATGAAACCTTTTGGAAAGAGTTTAAAAAAGATCATTACGATATATCAGACGAATTTATCAATCTGGAAAATGGGCAATTTGGCGTGCAGCCTAAAATGGTGGTAGATGCCTACTGCGAATTTATTAAAAAAGTAAACAGAGAAAACTCAGGTTATACCCGAAATCATTTTTACAAAGAAGACTACAAACCCATTATGGAAACTTTGGCTGAGTTTTCTGGAACTGGAGCTGATGAAATATTAATTACCCGAAATGCTACCGAAGCGCTTAACATTTTAATTCAAGGGATTTCTTTAAAAGCTGGCGATGAAGTAATTCTGCACATGCAAGATTACCCAAGTATGATTGAAGCATTTCAAATGCTTGAGAAAACAAAAGGCATTAAGATTAATAAAATTGAGATTCCATTTATACCTGAGAGCGATGCCGAGATTGTAAAATTATACGAAGATGCCATTACAGATAAAACAAAGTGCATACTTGTAACCCACATGATCCACCTAACCGGGCAAGTAATGCCCGTAAAAGCTATCTCCGATATGGCTAAGAAAAAGGGAATTGATGTAATGGTTGATGCAGCCCATAGCTTTGCCCATCTCGATTTTAAAATTCCTGATTTAGGCTGCGATTTCGTGGGTGTAAACCTCCACAAATGGTTTAGTACTCCACTTGGTATGGGAATGCTTTACGTAAAAAAAGACAGAATAAAAGATTTGAGCCCCATGTTTGGAGACAACACCAAATCAGAAGACAGTATTTATAAACTTGGGCATTTTGGTACAATCTCAGCACCCACTTACCTTACTGTGCCCATTGCTGCTGAGTTTAATAATATGATTACACTACCAGTAAAAGAAGCTCGATTGAGATATTTACAAAACTACTGGTCTAAAGAGATCGAAAGCATGCCCAATGCACAAATGCTCACACCAACAGCTCCTGAAAGAAGCTGTGCCATTGCCACTTTTAAATTGAATAATATGGATGTAAACAAAACCATAAATAGGCTTTATAAAGACTTTGGTGTGTTTACAGTAAGAAGAGATTTACCCGGTGGAGATGCCGGCATTAGGGTAACACCAAACCTTTATATTGGTACAAATGACATTGAAAAATTACTCGAAGGAGTTAACCAGATTAGCAAAGCTTAA
- a CDS encoding RagB/SusD family nutrient uptake outer membrane protein codes for MKNSIQTSEKCSKAFKTLFRKFAIKPIYKLSTIILLFTSGIFYSCEEYLNIVPDNVATIDNAFTLRNEAEKYLFTCYSYLPKHGDGWYNVGMMGADEIILPQATEGQWHAAFRIAMGQQNTDNPYFNEWAGTNKGGGAGYDWLKIFTGMRHCNTFIEKISDENNAPDLSLNERARWLAEAKFLNAYYHYHLFRMYGPIPIMDGVQEITEEPTAHRMPVDSVVNFITNSIDESLENLPERIIAENTEFGRITKPIALAIKAKTLLYAASPLFNGNTDYANFTDKEGVQLFNSTYDVTKWERARDAIKVAIESAEQNGHALYEYTNDVLNLSDTTKTQLSIRNAVTERWNEEVVWGLSNSYFFNHNLAMPPMVGGTGTSTSRFVLGGIWAVPIKIAKMFYSKNGVPIEEDKTLDFSDYLSLRIATTEEKFNIYPSFETARLNFDREPRFYADLGFDGGMWYMKDGNANGNDQENYHIESKNAESAGYGHFTNWNETGYFVKKLVHWESSTSGSTDPSWLSYPWPEVRMADLYLMYAEALNEAEPASTVAIEYLDRVRSRAGLEGVAESWSTYSNNPSKYTTQDGLREIIHQERMIEMAFEGKRFWDLRRWKKAAEELNKDITGLNIYGKTSETYNTERVIFTQEFITPRDYLWPIGNYDIRRNPNLVENPGW; via the coding sequence ATGAAAAACAGCATACAAACAAGCGAAAAATGCTCAAAGGCATTTAAAACTCTATTCAGAAAATTCGCTATTAAACCGATATATAAATTATCCACTATCATTCTTCTATTCACATCAGGAATATTCTATTCTTGTGAAGAATATTTGAACATAGTTCCCGATAATGTTGCAACTATAGATAATGCCTTTACTTTAAGAAATGAGGCTGAAAAATATCTTTTTACCTGCTATTCATACTTACCAAAACATGGAGATGGCTGGTATAATGTAGGAATGATGGGCGCCGACGAAATCATTTTACCACAAGCTACAGAAGGTCAGTGGCATGCCGCATTTAGAATTGCAATGGGTCAGCAAAACACCGATAACCCATATTTTAATGAATGGGCAGGCACCAACAAAGGTGGTGGAGCAGGTTACGATTGGCTCAAAATATTCACAGGTATGCGCCACTGTAATACTTTTATCGAAAAAATATCTGATGAAAACAATGCTCCAGATTTGAGTTTAAACGAAAGAGCAAGATGGTTAGCAGAGGCTAAATTTTTAAATGCCTATTATCACTATCATTTGTTTAGGATGTATGGTCCTATTCCAATTATGGATGGTGTACAAGAAATTACAGAAGAGCCAACAGCACACAGAATGCCGGTTGATTCAGTAGTAAACTTTATCACCAATTCTATAGATGAATCACTGGAAAACCTTCCTGAAAGAATTATCGCCGAAAACACAGAGTTTGGCAGAATTACCAAACCCATTGCATTAGCCATAAAAGCTAAAACATTGTTATATGCTGCTAGTCCTTTGTTTAATGGAAATACAGATTATGCCAATTTTACAGACAAAGAAGGCGTACAATTATTTAATTCTACTTATGATGTAACAAAGTGGGAACGAGCAAGAGATGCCATTAAAGTAGCCATTGAATCTGCCGAACAAAACGGACATGCCTTGTACGAATATACCAATGATGTACTTAACTTGAGCGACACTACAAAAACGCAGTTAAGTATAAGAAATGCCGTAACCGAAAGGTGGAACGAAGAAGTAGTTTGGGGGCTTTCTAATAGTTACTTCTTTAACCATAACTTGGCGATGCCACCTATGGTTGGAGGAACAGGCACCTCAACCAGTAGATTTGTTTTAGGAGGAATATGGGCTGTCCCAATCAAAATTGCCAAAATGTTTTATTCCAAAAATGGGGTTCCTATTGAAGAAGATAAAACACTGGATTTTAGCGATTATCTTTCTTTAAGAATAGCCACTACAGAAGAGAAATTCAATATCTACCCTTCTTTTGAAACAGCCCGATTAAATTTTGATCGAGAACCACGCTTTTACGCAGACTTGGGATTCGATGGTGGTATGTGGTACATGAAAGACGGAAATGCCAATGGCAATGATCAAGAAAACTATCACATCGAAAGTAAAAATGCCGAGTCTGCCGGTTATGGTCATTTTACTAACTGGAACGAAACAGGTTATTTTGTTAAGAAACTGGTACACTGGGAGTCTTCGACTTCAGGTTCTACTGATCCTAGTTGGTTAAGTTACCCATGGCCAGAAGTTAGAATGGCAGACTTGTATTTAATGTATGCAGAAGCACTCAACGAGGCTGAGCCGGCTTCTACTGTTGCTATCGAATATTTAGATAGAGTAAGAAGTAGAGCTGGATTAGAAGGTGTTGCAGAGTCGTGGAGTACTTATTCCAATAACCCATCAAAATACACAACGCAAGATGGACTAAGAGAAATAATCCATCAAGAAAGAATGATCGAAATGGCATTTGAAGGAAAACGTTTCTGGGATTTACGCAGATGGAAAAAAGCTGCCGAAGAGTTAAACAAAGATATTACTGGTTTAAACATCTATGGCAAGACTTCAGAAACCTACAACACCGAAAGAGTAATATTTACACAAGAGTTTATTACTCCGCGAGACTATTTGTGGCCAATTGGCAACTACGATATAAGAAGAAATCCAAATCTGGTTGAAAACCCCGGGTGGTAA
- a CDS encoding FecR family protein: MAPQTIEKLLRKVQNGTCTEDELAAFHEWMAEESNKSDVADYVKDVWQNIDHQEDFDNETDKSKMWNEIQTKLHLSTKAESPKSNFTINTGLLMRVAAVVLPFIIIAVYTFYQRNNTSIADNTKFRTISTEKGMKKWTTLPDGSMVYLNSNSSISFATNFLESKERIVKMKGEAFFKVQKLDDKKPFKVIAPKTTVKVLGTSFAVRALPKNNKEYIAVLTGKVNVATDNQNIDLLPNEMVEVGDQKLEKVAFDPNEMFSWKDGILYYKNASIDEVWHKLENWYGVEFRFEGKKSTQKEFSGMFRNEVLSNVLEGLSFSAGFDYKINGKIVNIHFK; the protein is encoded by the coding sequence ATGGCACCGCAAACTATCGAGAAATTATTACGCAAAGTACAAAACGGAACCTGTACAGAAGATGAATTAGCCGCTTTTCATGAATGGATGGCAGAAGAATCCAATAAATCTGATGTAGCAGATTATGTTAAAGATGTGTGGCAAAACATTGACCATCAGGAAGATTTCGACAATGAGACTGATAAATCAAAAATGTGGAATGAGATTCAGACAAAGCTACATTTATCTACCAAAGCAGAATCACCAAAAAGTAACTTTACAATAAATACAGGACTTTTAATGCGTGTAGCCGCAGTGGTACTTCCTTTCATTATTATAGCTGTCTACACTTTTTACCAAAGAAATAACACTTCCATAGCCGATAACACAAAATTTAGAACAATATCCACAGAGAAGGGTATGAAAAAATGGACCACTTTGCCAGATGGTTCTATGGTGTACCTCAACTCTAATTCTTCTATCAGTTTTGCTACAAACTTTTTAGAAAGCAAAGAAAGAATTGTAAAGATGAAAGGAGAAGCTTTTTTTAAAGTACAAAAACTCGACGATAAAAAGCCTTTTAAGGTAATTGCACCTAAAACAACAGTGAAAGTACTCGGGACATCATTTGCAGTGAGAGCATTACCTAAAAATAACAAAGAATACATTGCTGTTTTAACAGGTAAAGTGAATGTGGCGACAGATAATCAAAATATAGATTTGTTGCCTAACGAAATGGTAGAAGTGGGAGACCAAAAACTTGAAAAAGTTGCCTTTGACCCTAATGAGATGTTTTCGTGGAAAGATGGAATACTTTACTATAAAAATGCTTCGATTGACGAAGTGTGGCACAAATTAGAAAACTGGTATGGTGTAGAGTTTCGCTTTGAAGGAAAAAAATCGACACAAAAAGAATTTTCTGGCATGTTTAGAAACGAAGTACTCTCTAATGTACTAGAAGGACTCAGCTTTTCAGCTGGGTTCGATTATAAAATTAATGGCAAAATTGTAAACATTCACTTTAAATAA
- a CDS encoding helix-turn-helix domain-containing protein, giving the protein MIQKSETINEFYKRVSLRDVGVETEPQANKEWGHFNVYKRNEIACKNYTPYNRRDFYKISLVIGKGMLYYADKWLKIDRNILLFSNPNVPYSWEATSTEQSGYFCLFTEDFVTSNHQSDSILQYPLFKVGGNPVYFIDDEQTQKVSKIYEDMMAEMETGYRYKYDLIRSYMNLIIHEALKMEPADSYLKHKNAASRITSMFLELLERQFPVSLEYTLQLKSANDFADRLSVHTNHLNRAVKKITGRTTTEHITSKIIQEAKAILNHTDWNIADVAYCLGFDDPSYFNNFFKKQTSITPKTFRN; this is encoded by the coding sequence ATGATACAGAAAAGCGAAACGATAAATGAGTTTTATAAAAGAGTTTCTTTAAGAGATGTTGGTGTAGAAACGGAGCCTCAAGCCAATAAAGAATGGGGGCATTTTAATGTGTATAAGCGAAATGAAATTGCTTGTAAAAATTATACGCCTTATAACCGAAGAGACTTTTATAAAATTTCGCTTGTAATCGGTAAAGGTATGCTGTATTATGCAGATAAATGGCTCAAAATTGATAGAAATATTTTACTGTTTTCTAATCCAAATGTTCCATATTCGTGGGAAGCAACTTCCACTGAACAATCGGGTTATTTCTGTCTATTTACAGAGGATTTTGTAACTTCTAATCATCAGAGTGACAGTATTTTGCAATATCCATTGTTTAAGGTTGGAGGAAATCCAGTGTACTTTATAGATGATGAACAAACACAAAAAGTGAGCAAAATCTATGAAGATATGATGGCTGAGATGGAAACAGGTTATAGGTATAAATATGATCTGATAAGAAGTTACATGAACCTGATAATCCACGAAGCATTAAAAATGGAACCGGCAGATTCTTACCTAAAACACAAAAATGCGGCTTCAAGAATTACCTCCATGTTTCTTGAATTATTAGAAAGGCAATTTCCTGTTTCTTTAGAATATACCTTACAGCTAAAAAGTGCCAACGACTTTGCCGACAGGCTTTCCGTACATACCAATCATTTAAACAGAGCTGTAAAAAAAATAACTGGCAGAACGACCACAGAGCACATTACTAGTAAAATCATTCAAGAGGCAAAAGCGATTCTAAACCATACAGATTGGAATATCGCTGATGTGGCTTATTGTTTGGGTTTTGATGATCCCTCCTATTTCAATAACTTCTTTAAAAAGCAAACCAGCATTACGCCTAAGACATTCAGAAATTAA
- a CDS encoding IS1595 family transposase: MKIDKGLTEKAFKKRFGTKEQCLAYLHDQKWSDGYHCRKCRHTTFCKGKQDFSKRCTACGYDESATAHTLFHKLKFGIDTAFAMVYEIVTNKKGANSIHLAQRFGVRQTTAWLFRRKVQQAMSSSKKFPLVDQVHVDEFEIGTPQEGEQGRSHSYKKVRVVIAIEYREGNAGRGYAQPIKDYSAKSLNPIFKDHISKKAAIVTDGWSGYKPIKKLYKNMRSQLSNKGENFTMLHLQIRNLKNWLRGTHSYCDKRLLNDYLNEYFFRFNRRNFRETILDKLLERMVEAKSKTYSQIICAAT, from the coding sequence ATGAAAATAGATAAAGGATTAACAGAAAAAGCATTTAAAAAAAGGTTTGGGACAAAAGAACAGTGTTTAGCGTATTTACATGATCAGAAATGGAGTGATGGATACCATTGTCGAAAATGTAGGCATACTACTTTTTGTAAAGGCAAACAAGATTTTAGTAAACGATGCACAGCTTGTGGTTATGATGAATCTGCCACAGCTCATACCCTATTCCATAAGTTAAAATTCGGTATAGACACAGCCTTTGCCATGGTTTATGAGATAGTTACCAATAAAAAAGGTGCTAATAGTATTCATTTAGCCCAACGTTTTGGTGTTAGACAAACAACAGCCTGGTTATTTAGACGTAAGGTGCAACAGGCTATGAGCAGTAGCAAAAAGTTTCCCTTAGTGGATCAGGTGCATGTAGATGAGTTTGAGATAGGTACTCCCCAAGAAGGAGAACAAGGTCGCAGCCATTCATACAAAAAAGTAAGAGTAGTGATTGCCATTGAATATAGAGAAGGCAATGCAGGTAGAGGGTATGCTCAACCCATAAAAGACTATAGTGCTAAGAGCTTAAATCCTATATTCAAAGATCATATAAGTAAAAAAGCAGCCATAGTTACAGATGGATGGAGTGGATATAAACCTATCAAAAAGTTATACAAAAACATGCGTTCACAGTTATCAAACAAGGGTGAAAACTTCACCATGTTACACCTGCAAATTAGGAATTTGAAAAATTGGTTGAGAGGCACACATTCCTATTGCGATAAAAGGTTGTTGAATGATTACCTAAACGAATATTTCTTTAGATTTAACCGAAGGAATTTTAGAGAAACCATTCTGGATAAATTACTTGAAAGAATGGTAGAAGCTAAATCTAAAACTTACAGTCAAATTATTTGTGCTGCGACTTAG